TGCTAGTGGGGACATCGCTGGGTCTTATTGCCGGATATTTTGACAAGGTTGGATTTCTGATCATGCGGGTTGTGGATGTGGTCTTGACAATCCCGAGACTTCCCCTGATCATTGTCATCGCATCATTCATGCGTCCGAGCACCTGGAACCTGATAGCTTTATTCCTGATATTCGGATGGCTGATGACAGCAAGAATCATCAGATCGGAGGTGCTGACGCTCAGGCGCAGGTATTATATCGATGCAACGAAGATGATTGGAGGCAGCGATTTTTACATCCTGTGGCGGCACATTCTTCCAAATGTGGTTCCGCTGGTTGTCGTCCAGTTCATCATGGAGGCGATCCATGTGATACTTGCAGAATCAGGACTCTGTTTTCTTGGACTCGGGGACCCAGTAGCGAGGAGCTGGGGTATGGTGTTCCATTATGCATTCGAATGTCCGACCATCTATGTATCGGATGTATGGATGTGGTGGATGCTTCCGCCCGGACTCTGTATCGTTTTTACGGTACTTGGACTCACGTTTGTCGGGTATGCTCTTGAGGAGACGTTTAATCCAAAACTGAAAAGCTCTTTTAGCGGGATGGAACTATGACTTTACTGAGAATCTCTAACCTGAGGACATACTTCCCGACCCCGGATGGAATCGTCAGGGCGGTGGACACTATCGATCTCTCAATACGTGAGAGGGAGACCCTCGGCTTGATCGGCGAAACTGGCTGTGGGAAGACGGTACTTGGTCTTACGCTCATGCGTCTTTTACAGTCGTCCACAAAGACCGAGGGAACGATCATCTATAAGGGAACGAATCTTCTCAAGATCAG
The sequence above is drawn from the ANME-2 cluster archaeon genome and encodes:
- a CDS encoding ABC transporter permease, yielding MIEVRKILGSIGLGILTIFVIVAVFAPHIAPYNPHQIYRPMEHPSSSHLLGTNDLGNDILSEIVYGTRVSLFIAFIVSAISMLVGTSLGLIAGYFDKVGFLIMRVVDVVLTIPRLPLIIVIASFMRPSTWNLIALFLIFGWLMTARIIRSEVLTLRRRYYIDATKMIGGSDFYILWRHILPNVVPLVVVQFIMEAIHVILAESGLCFLGLGDPVARSWGMVFHYAFECPTIYVSDVWMWWMLPPGLCIVFTVLGLTFVGYALEETFNPKLKSSFSGMEL